aggagaaagaaaccTATGAGACTGAAGAAGGCTGTCAGGAACAACAGGAAAAAAGTGATTCCAGGTTCCAAAACCTTAAACACCTTAAAAGAAGGGGATGCAGAATGTTTTGTAACGAGCTCTTCTCTGTTATGAAATGGCATTTAAGGAAAAGGTAAActggggtaaaaaaaaacggCCAATTCTTTAAAACCTTAAGGCATTATCTTCTATTGGGATAATAttaccggggggggggggcaactaACCCCATTGGGGGGCATTTTACCCCAGTAGCTGGAAAAAAATGCCCCTTTCCTAAAAATGacatttgattaaatacaaattaatcaGTCACCCgtagccatttattttactttataatcCATTACCTCAAGCATATCTTCAACATACTGAAAAATCACTTTTTTGTGTCAAAAATTAGGGGTATGTCTTACCCCAAACTACCCTGTAGAAGGTACTATAATTATACATTATTAAGAACTGATATGCAGTGATGTCATGATGACAAATTCAATTTGTTCACTTAATGATTTTCTAGttataagtaaaaaaaatccTCATAGACTTAATATGTCTCAGAGAGTAGATAACAATGTACACCCAAATTCTGGACCAGTGTTAACACACTGCTACCACCCCAACTGTTAACACACTGCTACCACCCCAACTGTTAACACACTGCTACCACCCCAACTGTTAACACACTGCTACCACCCCAACTGTTAACACACTGCTACCACCCCAACTGTTAACACACAGCTACCACCCCAACTGTTAACACACTGCTACCACCCCAACTGTTAACACACTGCTACCACCCCAACTGTTAACACACTGCTACCACCCCAACTGTTAACACACTGCTACCACCCCAACTGTTAACACACTGCTACCACCCCAACTGTTAACACACTGCTACCACCCCAACTGTTAACACACTGCTACCACCCCAACTGCAAGTGTGCCCTTGTTCTGTGGTCATTAAACTCCCATGGTACTTATCAGGAGAGTACAGGTGTGAACTCTGGTGTCTGGCCCTATTCGTCCCATCATGGTCACCTAATCATCCCCCACATTCCATGTTGCCATGCATCACCCAGTTGGGTACAAGAGGTGAGGTTTATTACTATGTAAAACACTTTTAGTACCTCAGTTGGTAAAAAGACGATATGTAAATACAATTAGTTCAAATTCATTGCCTGAATTTTGTGCTGAATATGTACTCCAACACTTCCATGCAATTTAAAACTGGAAACTGTTCTTTCTAGAACATGGCTTCTCTTTCCATCCATGGTTCTTTCGATTTCATGAGCCCGCCCACCTTACAATTGCAATTATATTCCAACTAGGCAGATGTGGAATGCACTTTTTAGCCCAGGTGGAATAAATCAATTTAAGCACATACATAACAAATGATTCCACATTATATTTCAACAAGTCTTGGGTTGTAGATTGTTTCTCAGTCTCGgaatacattaaatatgttgttttccATGGTAAACATTTGTTCTCAGTCAATATTTACAAGAAACAAGCATACTTTACATTAATATTCTAAAAAGCCCCCCAAAATTGTAGGAAAGACAGCCTGGTAATGTACCTACAAAGTCTACAGCAAAGAAAAGTGTTCAAAATGATTTTATTCTTAGGAGCCAGATGATTACAAAAAACACTTGCCTATACAAAAACATCTATGATTGATTTCTTGCATACAAAGAATAAATATGTTGAGTGGTGTTTAACTGCTTTCTGTCATCATTACATGAAATCTTACAATTTACAGAGCACATCTGGAGACTGTTAGATGGTTCATTGccccctgtttgtttttgtgtataaaAGACTGTTTTGgattatatttatgtttattttaagaCCTGGCAGAAAATAAGTATTAAGTAATCTAAAATAAAGTATGCTGTAATAGATGTACTGTGCAAATACAGCAGATAGGACTACTAGAACAATTACTACTTAACTTCTTGATTTAActgaatagattttaaaaacaCCTACTGCCAATAATACCTTATTTAACCCATTACTCTTTGATTTTAAAGGAGAATTGTAACTAAGGATTTCAGAGCAACTGTTTTTGTTCTCATTCCTATTTTGAGTTTCTCAGACTGATATCAACAAACACCTTTAAACGCAAGCATTCGCTTGCAATTTACTTTTTATTATGCCATTATTTCACTCCTTGAAAAACTCTTCAGAACTAAattattaattgaaaacagtttTTATATCATGCTCCTAGTAGGTCTTTGTGATATAATAGACTCTGGCAGCAGAGAATCGCTCTGCTCTCTGTCCAAAAGAAAAGATAGGCAAGACATTGTTAGGAAGGCATTGTGGATTCTGAGAACCTTCTGGAATTTATATCCTCTGGTCCATTTCAGTGTATCTCTGTGCGCCAGTATCTCCACATCTGGTGTAATCGTTGTAATCAAACCCGAGAGATGTTTTGGATATAAATTGAGGCCTAACAGTTGTTGAATAATTCTTCTGTGTTTGGAGGCTGAAACATTTGGCTCTGAGGCCAGGCAGCTGATTACCTCACCAACACTCCTCATTAATCAATGTGCCAAATGAGTTCATTCAAGATCGTCCCCATTCATCATAGTCTTTTGGATACATGTACATGTTAGCATGTTATCTTCAGGAGAATGGGATGGAGTGGGGTTGCCACATTTTAAATAGATGCCTCCTTAACTTAACAGTTCTGCTCCATCTTCCTTAATCCCTGGAATAAGAATCATTTCAGCGATTGAAGAAAATTCTTAATTTAAGACATGGTTTTGGTCTATCAATCATGCCTTCATTACAAGCATGTGTTTAAAATGTCAACCTCAAACAGTGGGGTTCAGGAAAGGGTGCTTAATGACTGAAGTGTTTATGACATGAATCCCAGTATTGTccatattttcttggcacagtCCTGATCATCAGCTGAAATGATCGGGGCCAACTTAATTAAGGAGAGGGGAACGGTGTAAAAAACAGTGCCCTTAATAGATTTCGGAAGTATTTTGATGAAGCATAAACTCAGGGGTTCTCTTGAACACCTTAATCAGCTTTGAAAGCAAACACATCTATCATACTTAATTAACTTAACACAATTTGGCTCGCTTTGAATCAAAACACCGCCTGATTGATTTTCAATGCTTCAGTTCCTTCCAAACAGTATCTCTGAGGCGCCATATGGTGTAGCAGTCCAGCAGCAGATAGTTCTGATATTTATTTCCTCACCTGCTTCAAGCTATAGCAGCAAACAGCTCACTGTCACCCTTAATCCACTGTAAAGGTCTGTACTTAGGATAATAAGACACATGGGACCATACATTCTGCCCATACAATATAACCATCTAGTAGTATACGCTACGACTTTATATGGTTGATACTCATATCACGTTGAGACTCTTAAACGACAAGAGAGGATTTTGAAATGCATATATACGCAGGTTATGGTATCGCACTGAGCACAATAAACATTTTTACTTGGATTCATACTTAATCTGCATGACATCTAGTGAGGTTTTCTTCAGCTTTGTGAGAATTTCCTGGTCTGACATTCTCTAAGAATGGGCAGCAGCGCCGAGTAGACATGCTCCTACAGAGAACTGACCCCACCATCTGATTTATACCCACTGACTGCCCCCAGCTGTTACTATTGTCTGAGCCAAGACTAAGCATGCATAGATGAATTGGCCAAACGCTACTTAGGGGGAATTTGAAATGTCCACTCAGAAAATGAACACACCATATAAATGGTAAAAGTTTCAAGGCTTTCCAACAGCACATCATAGGATATAGCATCATGAGCTGAATTTGCAAGCACACCCTTCACTGTCCTGTACATACACCAGTGAGGTGTGCTTTACTTTTAATTGTAATCTGGGATTAAGATACTTCCTCAAAATATTACTCATGGCAAAATGATGCACAAAATGTGGTTTAAACGATACATTGCAACCTCTTttccatacatttattttgcccaaaacatcttaaaatattaaattagcATTCTGGCCAAAAGCAAATAATTATATCACATGATTATGTTGGAAGATAAAAAGCTATATTTAATGGAGGAATGGAAAGGGACACATCTACCTTTTATTATTGAAGAAGACCACCTTGAACCTGTCAGGAAAAGATTGCCAGAAACTGTCAAGTCCAACAGCCCACAGAAATAAATCACAGCTTCATTGTGAAACTATTGAGGTCTACAACTGAGGGGCTtctgtttcaaaatattttgtcaggCCTTTAGTGAGAGATGGGCAGCCGTGTCTGGCCCAATGTGTGAGGCCAACACAATGAGTCATTGTGGCTGTGAAGGGAGAGACCGGACTGTTGGAGTTCACAGAGGAGGGATATTACTCACAAGTCTGTGCACTGCTCACATATCGATAAGACTCTGTCTATGGCTCCAGTCTAGTGCACTGAATATGGCTCGGAGACTATAACACTTATCTCACACCTGTTGACCCAAACACGCTTGATGACGAGCTGTTCACAGGGCAGCTCAACTCAAAGGAAAACATGAGATCAGATGAATGTGATTACAAGCCAACTATCTCGATGTGCGTAGAACAGTAATGACGTGCGTTCTCATCAGCCTGACATAATAGTTCTTTGATGTGgttgggaaaaaaaacactccaaTAATGTCCTCCATTTTTAAAGACTTATTTTCTGGGGTTTGGGAGATTgcacatactgtaaataattaaatgtgtcAAACTATTTCACGAGCATTTTGCAGTTGTCTTTACACGTTTTTTTCAAAAGACTGGGGCCACTATCAATATTATTTTGATTTTTCAATATTATTCCTCACGGAGCCCTCTGTTTTTCAGTTCTCTGTATTGGAAAATGTTGGTGTCCTTCCAACTCCTGACCTACATTTATATCAAATTAACAGTGCTCTATTGTACCACTCATCCCATTATAACCCTTGACAAAACAGACTATACACTGGAATAAAACTACTAAATTACAGTCACAATTTATAAAGCTAAAATCCCCGGGGTCAGTGATGTTCCCTGGAGTATAGTCCAAGGAAAAACCACAGCCTGTCTTGTGCAGGAATTCTTGCCTCAGGTAGAGCTCAACTATATCATATTTTTGGTTGGCTCAAACCATTAGCCTTGCCATTACGTGCAAGAATGCCTTGAAACTTTGCAAAGGAGGAAGATACATCAAGTACTGAAATCCCACAAAATCCTGTGGAGAAATACTGTCTTTCACAAAACTGTCTGAACATCATGATAAACATCTTACAGAAGAATAGATTGTCTTTTCACCAAGGTAACCACAAAAATACATACTCACTCTATTTCAGGGTAATATGAAACCCACGTTTTCTGCAGAAGTCAGAAATGTGTAGCCCACTGAGCTGAAGCCTTGGTGATGTATCAAGCAAACACCTTCCAGCACACActcaaatgtatacataatgTACAAACAAACATGTCCAATGGTCTGTAGTTATACGGTCTGTCTCCAAACAATATCTGATAGTATATTTGTATTGCATTGTATTTACAATAATATGTTGATTAATAGTTCTCGGTACATTCTGAAAAGGGATATAATTTCAAACAGCAGTAGATCAGTAAAGTGATTGTAAAAAGTGTCTACTCAATAAAAGTGTTATGGCCAGATGGCAGCCTAATTAGCccattgtatttttctattataTACAcctatgtttgttttataaaaccagATTTACTGTATTTCAGTATGTCCAATCCAAAACAACGATACAACTATAATTAATATTaagtatgtttttcaatgtttgtcTTCAACTTCCAAATTGGCCCATCTTCCTTTCTCTGTTTTGCTATTCGATTCCATTTCATTCCCTGTACTCCATGTCATAGATGTGGTAAAGAGGTCAATGGAACACAAAtcgtggaggatggatggacaCAGTCACAAACTCTGATCTAccaatgtatatatgtgtgtcaaCCCATTATGATTTATTTACTGTAGCAGACCCCCAATGGTGTTATTCACTTCCATTTTGGATGTACGTCTTTGACTGTTTTTCTTGCGTAACATTTATAAGATGTCTTTTCAGGTTTAGTATTGGTCATTGCTAATTCTTCCTATTTGTATATGCAGGTAGGATTTCTGTTTGCCCTTAATTGTGGAGAATGACATGAAGATATATTGAAGAAGACATTCAAACAGGCGCCGTACACCAATTTTTACCTCAACATAATGTgaaatgaacattcaaacaAAAGCTTAATGGTAGGCCCATTTTGCTGCTGCTGTGCATCAAGGAGATTATTTCGCCCACAGCATCTTTCACCCATTTGTTTTCATGGCCTTCACATTGATATGGTTGAGTTCCACTGACATTTTTACCATTGGCCAAGTGACAGGAGTGGAATGTTAGCAAAAAATGCTGCTGCCCAGATTACTACTGCTGACTATTATTTCTAATACcggacattacatttttatgagTAATGgtgatatttttaaataaacaaaagctTGTTATTCTATAACCAATGAGCAGTACtctgttttatgtttaatgaaaGGCATCAATGTCTTCAGTAGAAATGTGAATGTAACTTCAAAGGGCAAGGGATGAAAGTTAAGATGAGCACTGGCTTTCCAGTTGGTCTGGGTACAAAAACCTGACTACCTCCCTGATTCCTTCCTCACAGATCGTGGTCTTGGGAATTTCCTTCTGATTGTCTTCTTCCTCTTTGAATCGTTTCCAAGTCTCTGTGTAAAAGGAACAAAGAACTGACATGTTGCCATCCAACATTAGACAAAAACCTACCAGTCAATACAAATATCTTTCCCTAGCTGGAAACATGATGGTTActgagaaaaaggaaaaaaggcaTTTCTAATCTGTTGGAACGAAATGTAATTTCCTTTGGTCTACAATGTCTATGACTTTGTGTCTGGTTTGATCTATGTTTTCCAACAATTGTCAGAAATCATAGACATTAGCTATGGAAGGAAGAATCCATGGTATCAACAAAATAGTTGTACTTTTGACCATATTTTCCGGCTATACGGTGTTTGTTTACAATTAATTGTTCAAGCAGATCAAGACAGTTTAACTAAACCGATAATTCATATATACGGACTCACTGGGTACATTTCATGAATGTATACAAGCATATACAATTGATAAAGCTCCTAAAGATTCTAGATTAAATTTAAAAGAAAGCTATGTGTacccaaaaaaaaagacatgtaaTCCCTTACCTTCGTCTAATGTTGTCAGTAAGGTGTAGTTTTCTGGATTGTCTATAAGGTCTTTCTTCAGAACATCCTCAGTTTCCATTAATTGTAAAACTCCTGggaaaagttaaaaaaatcCAAGTTGGGTAATATTCCAAAACAGTTAGGTAACCCCACAGCTGTAACTTTGTTATCACTGCCATGCTAGTGCCCTGAAGTCCTTCCCCTCCTAGTTACCTCCTACTGTCTTCCATATTTGCACTTCAACTTCAGCAGTCCCTTGTCTTTCAATAGCAATTATCCTAACGGTGTCCTCTGTTTGAACCTTTGACGATGGCTTAACTTTGTACACCAAGAGTTTGTTATTGTCATGTCCGAGATTTATGTTCATGTAACAGTCAGTCCTGTTGCTCTCGGTTTTAAGTTCTAGGGGAAAGGGGAAAAAAggcataaaaaaacacaatgtttaaagAAATCCTGCTGCAAACTCAAAACCTAGGATTATAAGAATTTGTGTAATTGCATTGGGAATAAGTGCTAGGCTACCTGGACAAATCTTACAGCATTTCCCCTCGGCCTTTATGGGATGTTGGCATGGATACTGGCTGGGACATGTGAGGCGTTTGCAGTCCTGTGTGCCATCCTTACAGGTGCACAGAATGCACTCTAGAACTTTCCCCAGGACCGGGTGCCATACATCACCGTGAGAGTAGGTCTTACCGCTGTATTGACATGCTGAGAAGAAAAGAGAACGGACATAATCTAGACTTACATACATTACAATGACAGAGCTGTTGGGGTCATGAGAATGCTGATGACAAGGGGAGGGGCCTCCTACTGTAGGCCGTGGAAGTAGGATTTTCAGGAAAGTATTCGGTTGGATTAGGGTTATCAAAAAACACTCACCCTTCTGCTGCTTCTTCTGCAGCAGGAAGTTGACGGTGGTCTCTGAGGCACCTTTGAAGTAGAGTTTGGGTATGCCCAGGCCTCTGGGAGTACCCCTCACTGTGGATGGAGTAGAGTGGATGGAATGCCCTCGGAGCTGATCCTCAACACAGTGGTCTACTGAATGCCTCTTATGTATTCATGaacacaaaaagacagagtTATTATGGGGTTACGCTGGGTTCACATGAAGTTCCAATGTTATCGAGTCAGAATGTGAACAATACATTGATACAGGTGGAGGGATTAAAAGGAAAGCTAGTAATGAATccaacattaaaaacacatacaacgCCTCTGTTCAGCTGCTGCCCTCCATCCTCCACTGACGAGTAGCCATTGATGCCACCATCTAATCAAACAGAAATGAAGCAATATACTCATTTATCTTGATATTTGCTTTCATGATGACAGAAAGTAAGGGGGAAATCTGTGGTAAGAAATGCATGTTCTCACCTCTGCACATCAGACAACAGGTATCTGGGACTGACACTGGTGAGGAGCAGGTCAGGGGCTGACACGTTTTCAGAGCACAGAAGATATTTCCGTTCTACAAACAACAGAGGGACAAAATGGCTGAAGAAAGAAACGGATGTTGTTTCAGACGTCGCAGAGCTGAGTGGCGCTGATAAGCATGGGGCATTGTAGCTAATCACATAAGCCGTTTGTCTGCGCTCAGATCTGACACCTGAAGAAAAACTCCCACATACATTCTATATAAAAAGCTGTCCATCAATGTCTTGGTTGTAAGCAACAAAACCATAAACTAGAAAGAAAGACTGAGATTCTGTGACTTACAGAACATGTGCACATCACACACTGGTTGGTTTGTCGAGAGGGGAAAAGATCATGGTTAGCaaaggtttcccctggttggtAGATGGTTCCATTATACCTGCAGGACTTCACTGGGGCCCTCAAGCCAGCCGGAATCCTAGGCTCATCTGAGGAGATAACGGCAAAGACCCGGCATGTAACTTCCTTATGTCTTACAGACCGCTTAGCCTTCTCCTTAAGGATTAGAATGGTGGTTATAATTGATCAAATCCCATGACTGAAAAGGGCATTTAATTAAGCATATTCCACAAGGTGGCATAAACATGAAATACTGTAACTGACCCTGGTATCTGACATGCTCGTATTGGCCTGAGGTTAATCCTACCTGTGCAGCGAGGGCAGCACTGCTGTGAGTCAGTCACTGGGTTCTCACATCGCAGAGTGGGACACTTTATTGTGTTACATTTCACATGGCCTGTCTACGAGAGAGAAACGTTACACGGTTTACTGGCATACCTTGAAATCCCACCCACTGAAATGCTTTCAAGCAACTGCCGACATGGTTGAGAGAAGCCTAAATCCTTGTTGCAAACAGCAGCCTACAATCCAATATTACTCTGATTCAAAGGGATTGGTCACAGTTGTCGTCTGTAGGGAAGTGTATGAGGTACTTATTGGtacatgtttaatattaaaTTAACCATCAGAAGTTACCAAACTGACAAATGACTTATTGTACTGGTAGAGTACCTTAGTGCAGGAACACCACATACAAAACATGAATCCAAAGGGTTCCAGATAAGGATGCCAGCTGTCTCCTGGACTGTAAGTTTTCTCTTTGAAAGTACAGAAAACTGCAGACACTGGGTGcaagaaaaaaaagtaatgGAAAGATGGAAGATAATACCCACAGTTCACACTGCAGGTCAGAATGCCAAAAGCAgtttttttatatcattttttgACAATGGATTGTCCAAAAAGCTAGTTTAAATGACTAAAtcagatgtgtgtatgtgaagaCAGGAGGCATATGCTGACTTTGCTAATTTAGTTGTCATAGTAACAAGGGGTTTGAGTGAAGGGATGATTGGTGGTGCTCATGCTTCCTCACTCAGACTAAAGTGTTACTAATGTGACAACAATGCCAGTTGGGAAGTTACCCTGTTGCTTTAAATGTGCTGGTGTAAGTAACATTCAAAATTCTCAAAAGATATGATAAAAAGTCGTTTTTGGCTAGCCACAACCTTCAACAAGCCAGCTAGCTGATTTAGCTTGTTAGCACACTAATTTGTTTATAAACATTTGATGCTGTCTAATTTCACCATTCAGAAAAGTCACATAACCAGGAATCAGATTTGAACTGAATGTGGTTTGTAATATCAAACGGTGGTTTTGAAGTTCAGACAGCAAAACAAATCACTGAAATCGATATGAGAAATGTGATTTGAGTCAAGAAGGCTAAAGTTAATTTAACAGCTGAATCATTTACCATGTGAGGCAATGAAGACTTTTTCATAAacagaaaaattataaaactgatctcataaatatatatatatatcttcaaTGACTCACGAAAGCTAACTGTCAATGTCTAGGCTACTGCAACATATGTGGATTAAATCAGTACTATTGTCATATGTTAATGATGTTACGTTGGCAAAACTATtccataaaaataatataaccattacactgtttaaacacagtaatgaaacaatatttaaaagtaattcaattacttttacTTACAATAGAATTACACACGCTATTAGGTGTACccgtttattttttactttctgtCATCATTATTGAAAACTTTTTTCTATATTTGGCAAATGTATACAGTGCGTATGTTTCGGTCCTTTTTATCCAATATAGAAGCATTTCATCAATTGTGAATAACGGTAACTTTAGATTTGCGTAGATCGCCTGTCCTACCTTTTCTTGTTCTTATAAGATCTGCACCACAACCAGCGAACAAACGGATGcaaaataataagaaaagaTGCTTCATGTTGCGGGATAAGTCcaatatgaaatgaaattgcACTAACTGCGACAGCAAACCCCAGGACAGTGTGAAACTCCCCACTAAATCACGAATTTATTCCTGTTTTTCATTGAAGGCGCCTCCTACAGGATGAATACGTAAATTAATATACTGGGTGAAATAAATGATGTGGAGTTCCATCAAAGTTCACGTCAGGGCGTCGAAATCATTTGCAAAAAATAACGGTATCTTTAATACACTTCAAGTCACGACTATATTATCAAATAGAGACATACAGCAGACTTCCTAAATTTCACAATAGCCCAAAAATAGACATGTTAAATAACACCCAAATAGGCAATtgaatgaaatccaaaatgggAAGGACTTCACCTTTTTTAACTCACAAGAATGCTGGTTTGGTCAAGGACTTTAAGGCAGATGAGAACGGGACATAGGAACCATGAAGCGTGGAGCAGCATGGGGACCTGGTTGCAGGTCATTTGGGTCCAGTGGATGAACAATGGAGATGGCAACAAGAATGATTAATCTTGCTTCCACTGCCAAAATAATGTCAGATGAGGACTAGAGTGTCACTGCACAGTACTTTGTGAGAACTCCACAATTATAAATGCTACAGTTCAGAGTAATGGCCTTgacatgttaaaacatttaagaTATAgtatacacaaatacatattgaAGTATTTGTTTCATTTACATTCTTAAAAAAGTCAAATCAAAACAATATTACAATAAATGCTTTTTAATAATTTGTCCagattttattaaaacacacagATTAAAATGGTTATTCCTACAGCCAGATGTCATCAGGACAACATCTTTACATAGAGCAAGGGGGCACAGTATACAAAAGACATCCACATGGCATAGGAAACTCTTAAATCCACACTGCCATGTAACTCACAGACTTACTTTGACCAGACAAGATCACACAACTTTGTAGAGCACTAGTCCATTTACTGAAGGTAGCAACCATGATGCCAAACAGTGTTTAGTCTCTAAATTAGACACTTCGCCATGAATGTCACCAAAAACCACATTATCAACTTGAGGTTTGCTGATAACTACCATGTAAAGTACAGGCTGCAGTGGTTTAATTGGCTAGTTAAGTCTATAGGTTCCGTTCACTTTCTATTTGTGGGTTTTAAACACAATGAGCCCGAAAGACGACATGATGTGGGTagaaacaagacaaaaacattctaataaaaaaaaagtgcattAACTCCATACTGCCACTAGATGTCGCAAAACATGTTTTCCATTTAAAAGCTTAAAAACAGTGAAACACTTAACTGTTGGCAACCACCTGTTTACCGTCATGGTTGTACTCCTTTACTTTCACCGAGAAAAGGGACTCACTTGTGTGAAAGAAATCACAGTACTCTGGGgtacacagaaaaagaaagCCAATCGAGAAAATGCACTTGACAGACCTCCAAAGTATTTGGTTGGAGTATAAAAATAGTCAACCAGTCTAAGAGAACATAGTG
This genomic window from Esox lucius isolate fEsoLuc1 chromosome 7, fEsoLuc1.pri, whole genome shotgun sequence contains:
- the chrdl2 gene encoding chordin-like protein 2 isoform X2, which codes for MKHLFLLFCIRLFAGCGADLIRTRKVSAVFCTFKEKTYSPGDSWHPYLEPFGFMFCMWCSCTKTGHVKCNTIKCPTLRCENPVTDSQQCCPRCTDEPRIPAGLRAPVKSCRYNGTIYQPGETFANHDLFPSRQTNQCVMCTCSNGNIFCALKTCQPLTCSSPVSVPDTCCLMCRDGGINGYSSVEDGGQQLNRGVRHSVDHCVEDQLRGHSIHSTPSTVRGTPRGLGIPKLYFKGASETTVNFLLQKKQQKACQYSGKTYSHGDVWHPVLGKVLECILCTCKDGTQDCKRLTCPSQYPCQHPIKAEGKCCKICPELKTESNRTDCYMNINLGHDNNKLLVYKVKPSSKVQTEDTVRIIAIERQGTAEVEVQIWKTVGGVLQLMETEDVLKKDLIDNPENYTLLTTLDEETWKRFKEEEDNQKEIPKTTICEEGIREVVRFLYPDQLESQCSS
- the chrdl2 gene encoding chordin-like protein 2 isoform X1; protein product: MKHLFLLFCIRLFAGCGADLIRTRKVSAVFCTFKEKTYSPGDSWHPYLEPFGFMFCMWCSCTKTGHVKCNTIKCPTLRCENPVTDSQQCCPRCTDEPRIPAGLRAPVKSCRYNGTIYQPGETFANHDLFPSRQTNQCVMCTCSNGNIFCALKTCQPLTCSSPVSVPDTCCLMCRDGGINGYSSVEDGGQQLNRGVRHSVDHCVEDQLRGHSIHSTPSTVRGTPRGLGIPKLYFKGASETTVNFLLQKKQQKACQYSGKTYSHGDVWHPVLGKVLECILCTCKDGTQDCKRLTCPSQYPCQHPIKAEGKCCKICPELKTESNRTDCYMNINLGHDNNKLLVYKVKPSSKVQTEDTVRIIAIERQGTAEVEVQIWKTVGGVLQLMETEDVLKKDLIDNPENYTLLTTLDEVLCSFYTETWKRFKEEEDNQKEIPKTTICEEGIREVVRFLYPDQLESQCSS